The segment TCCAGGACAACCCAGACAACCCCGGCTCTGCCATCGAAAAGGCCAAACACAGAGTGCTGAAGGTCAGATTGGCATTTATAAActcaacaacataaaaaccTTGTTGATGCTGAAATTCAAACCACCAAATCACAAAGTAATTTGAATTCTATTTGGCCCTCAACAGAGAATACACAGAGAATATACCTAACCACTGTGACTAATAGAAAATTCAGGACAATGTTGAGGACACAGCTTGGCCATAAAAACAGGCCGTCACAGGCAGAACAGGCTACAGAGGCCAGGCTGTGTTCACTTTGTCATAAAGCAAAGGTTGACATGGGATCTCACTTCttactgtacagtgtgtgtgtgtgtgtgtgtgtgtgtgtgtgtgtgtgcctgcctgAGCAGTATGTGACATTTCCCATACTGAACTGCTGtggctcacacacatacagcattcacacagacagcgttgctgctgcagagctgcctgctacCATAACTACAGTATTTCCACAATTAAATTTCCATACTCCAAAAATTTAGGGAAATTGCACTGCATTGTCcagcaaatatttcacaataaaaagccttgtGTTAACAACTGGAGGTATTCTGTCGATAGAAACACTGtcaaagcacttttattttgaaacggaAACAGGaaaggttaaataaaacagaaatatttatatttcttcaTGTCTGTGACTGATTACGACATTAAAACTCCAGTGAAAGGTGGTGTACCATCAATATGATATTCAAAAGACTATCttgaatgtttatttttgctgaaaacCATGTACATGACGCAGAAAAAATAGGTGAGACTCCTGGTCTCTAGGTGTGCCCACGTGGCTGCTCTAACTTGTCAACATGTTTGgcgaaaataaatacaacaggTTCCGCGACGTATATGTGCTGCTTACACAGGCAGTGAGGCCCAGGCACAAGTTACAGTTGAAGCCGCACTACAAAAGACATTTATAGGCCGACGGTGATGATTTTAATGTTGACCCTAACTCTTCATGTGACATATGAAGCGTTATCACACCTGGGAGAAATAATGGACAAAACTCAAAATAAGACCTTTCAGACATGAAGTGATGAttcctgtctgtcctctgtttttcctgcagcaatATGATTATGACAGCAGCACAGTGAGGAAGAGGATCTCCAGGGAAGCTCTCGTCTCCATCACTCTGCCCTTCATCAAGAGGAACCTGGCCCCCACCTGCAAGACTgtaagtctctctctctctctcactcacacacacacacacacacaccctataGAGTCACTAAACTGTGTCCTTTAACTGTCTAAAATGTAAATAGGGTTAAAACATTGATAATGATGAACTGAGCAATATTTAAAGTCCTTTTTAGACCACCAGTGTTGAAAGCTACAATGACGTGTTTTAGAGCATGACCCATGTGATCTATCTGTACAGGAGCTTCAGGGTCTTCAGCAGTCCATTGATGGCGACCACTCCAACTTCATCCATGTTGAGAACGTTTATGAGAGCATCCTCCTTCAAATTCTGGACAAGGAGGTCACCAAAGGTATGATACACCAATGATAATGAATCAGCAACACACACGTTCTCTCTTTCAGAGACGCCTCTAAACCTTCCTGTTTTCTCCTGCAGTGGTGAAGGAGGCGGCCAGCCTGAAGAAGTACAACCTATTCACAGACAGCAGAGACCTGCTGAGTCAGTCCAGCCGCTCCAGCCTCTCCTCCCCGCCCGTCTCCACCCCCGGCAGCCCCGCCATGATGCTCGCTTCCCCTGCCAAAACTTCCGTTGAGCCCCAGCCGCCGTCTCCTCTTGTGGTTAACGGTCTGTCGTCCAGCCCCGAGAAGAAGGAGCAGCCAGAGAAGACAAACGGCGTGCTGCAAAGCGAAGCCTCAACAGACACGACCGCCATTGAGACACCTCTGGGGAAGGTTGAACAAAAAGATGCAGCTCAGAGTGTGGCGGTCAGTCAGGAGGCAGGGGCGGCCACAGCAGAAGTCATCTTCCAAACTGTGAAGGCAGAAGCAGGCAGCCCTGTTGCACTTGAAACTCCAGCTTTACCAGATACAACCAACCAGAGTGATTCGCAGCAAGGTAATGCagaagcagctccagagactgTGGTCCAAACGGAAGCTATTTCGgttgaaacagaaacagctaAAACCGCTGCTGAGCCTCCGATGGAGAATGCAGATGTTCCAAAAGAGGCAGAAATGACTTTGTCACAAATCCCCACTGCTGTTGAAAGCATAAAGACAGACGTAGGAGCAGCACAGATAGAAGTACCCGTACCAAGCCCTGATCCCACTAATGAACCAGTAAGTTCTTCAGCAGAAGGCACTGATGCCCAAACTGTAACCAGCAATGAAGAGGAAACACACTGTGGCAGCTCAGAAATCAAGTTAGAGACTCCCTCTAGTGGTCAGACACCTGCACTCACACCTGCAGAGGTCAGCCTGGACCTGGCGCGACAAGAGGCAGAACCAGTTACCACCTCAGACCCTAATTCTCTGGATGTGTCCCTAGGTAGTGAGTCACCCCCATCAGATGTGGAGTCCATGGAGGAAGTGAAAACAACGCAGAGCAGCGCGGATGAAGTCTCTGCGACCTCTGACGTCTTGGAGGATGAGGCTAACATGAATAAATCACTTGAGAGTTCAGACGATACAGCTGAGGACAAAACCACAAGTGGGGAGCTGTCTCCTGAGGCCCAGACAGAAGCTGTGAGCAGTGACGTTGGCGGGGACATCGAGGCAGGTGCAAGTGTGAGCGTGGAGCCATCGGTAGAGGCCACAGATGTTAAAACCTCTCAGCCTTCTGAGCCTGCCGCAGAAACCCCCTCCAGCCCTGAGGCCCAGGCCATTGACAGCATCAAAGAGATCCGTGACCTGGTGGTGGAAGTGATCGAGGTGGAGGAGCTTGTGCAGCGTTACCCCAGTGGAATTCCCAAAGTGGAGGAATGAAGCATCATGACCGATCACAACTGCATTACTGTTCTTTCAGGAAAATGGCGGACAAAATTAATAACGGATGTTCTACTAAGGGGAACCAACTTATTACCAGAACAGGACAGTAGCTTCCATCTGCACTGCCTCAAACTGTCCTGGAGTTCAAACAATTTTTTGCAGAGCAGAAACCCCTGAGAGACATTTACAAAAGCTTCCATGAAccttttttaaacacatatGCATGACATTATGGTAAATTATTTATACTAATCATTTACACAAATCAATATATCAGCTGTGTCAGGTGTAGAAACCATCAGGTCTGTGTCAGTGActgacaggattttttttaacactacAATTATTTTAGGACCAAAttgtttaaggaaaaaaatTAGATGTAAAACTATTTTATTAAGATTGTGAAGATGTTTCTGGAAATTTCATTATGTTGTGGTGGATTCTAAATATATTTGAGATTTTAGAAAATTCTCTTTACACTTACTTTCTGAGAGTAGGATGTGAATATAGATATCAGTGTCATGTCTGTAAATGAGCTGCAGTCAGGatgtggttagcctagcttagcataaaaagtGGAAGCAGGGGGAATCAGCAAGCCTGGCTATGTCcaaagttaaaaagaaatacCCATGccaacacctctaaagctctcTGAAAACTTGTTATATCATATGCTTACGTAATCTatagacaaacagaaatgtaaacatCAAAATCTGTGGTTTCAAAAGGGAGTTACGTGTTGGAACTACTTCTTGGCAAAggcttaaggctcatttatactccctttatgtacaaaaatagcataacgttgagcataaatgatcCCCTACCAGGGGTAGGCACAAATTGGCGTTTttagagtaaaaataaaataaaataaaatacatgtttacTAGTGACCTGCATAGGTGTTGGTAGGTGTAGTTTTTTAGCTTAGGACTGAGACAGGCTAGCTGTATCTCCCTGCTAAGCTAGTCTCCACACATCATGACTCCAGCTCAGTACctaacagacagacatgagatTGATGTCCATCTGAATGTCTTACTGTTTGGAGGGGAAAAACAAATAGATTAATTCCCCAAAATGTGGAATTGTTTCTTCAAACAGACTAAATGAGAATGCTTCCTTAGTCGtgtcacaaattatttttttaaatca is part of the Epinephelus moara isolate mb chromosome 10, YSFRI_EMoa_1.0, whole genome shotgun sequence genome and harbors:
- the niban1a gene encoding protein Niban 1a is translated as MGISTSSLLDETKSNYIKGKVEAELKEFSPYYRKQFSVARFSQVEDDLEQHKEKITQLLKQRETPEEAEVLYEESVLFFDETRKWKERYVVVRANYCLECHDSLESFVKGAPPRQKLLPTGGTVLTTEEKYMVMVDKCFPDDSKTDVKEDFAPPLSGMPGQFPVYLRLPYRRDSYFCFKQQAKQDAFLSILSDCIRHQNQDFLKKKTCEVQAFLKAIQLYRQDKDKYEAWDMLIGSDSRVMANVVMEQLLPSLEKDMLPRLKAKKTEKKRVWFATVEAAYMLIQEHLMEGLSALKEECRSSVRQQEVLIHSDMDQILNSRQELEEKVQAKVSEPAEKLCSESVQPYLGSVLEELMEPVSSGFQEGRQLIEHMMDQVCQDGQLVADNEQLKKTLANMARPNLLGCYQKIGSLQEKQQHLQQRFGFSNITGVIHSAQIDLQQLIENAAYTFEQLLNKAVQDNPDNPGSAIEKAKHRVLKQYDYDSSTVRKRISREALVSITLPFIKRNLAPTCKTELQGLQQSIDGDHSNFIHVENVYESILLQILDKEVTKVVKEAASLKKYNLFTDSRDLLSQSSRSSLSSPPVSTPGSPAMMLASPAKTSVEPQPPSPLVVNGLSSSPEKKEQPEKTNGVLQSEASTDTTAIETPLGKVEQKDAAQSVAVSQEAGAATAEVIFQTVKAEAGSPVALETPALPDTTNQSDSQQGNAEAAPETVVQTEAISVETETAKTAAEPPMENADVPKEAEMTLSQIPTAVESIKTDVGAAQIEVPVPSPDPTNEPVSSSAEGTDAQTVTSNEEETHCGSSEIKLETPSSGQTPALTPAEVSLDLARQEAEPVTTSDPNSLDVSLGSESPPSDVESMEEVKTTQSSADEVSATSDVLEDEANMNKSLESSDDTAEDKTTSGELSPEAQTEAVSSDVGGDIEAGASVSVEPSVEATDVKTSQPSEPAAETPSSPEAQAIDSIKEIRDLVVEVIEVEELVQRYPSGIPKVEE